From the genome of Cytobacillus luteolus, one region includes:
- a CDS encoding ABC transporter ATP-binding protein, with the protein MKPVLTLDNVKKTIKGKNIIKGISFTVEEGEVFGFLGPNGAGKTTTIRMIVGLMGITEGDIVVCGKSIKKDFEGAVSNIGAIVENPEMYKFLTGYQNLLQYARMHNAITNEKINEVVELVGLKDRIHDKVRTYSLGMRQRLGLAQCLLHNPKLLILDEPTNGLDPAGIREIRDHLRMLTREKGLSVIVSSHLLSEMEMMCDRIAIIQNGSLVDVQEVRNFIQNDQLIHTFETGNLGDAAHWLKEEYNATILEKGFTIEVGKADIPALMKKLIHSDVDVYSATPVSKSLEDRFLEITAEKGE; encoded by the coding sequence ATGAAACCGGTTCTTACGTTAGATAACGTCAAAAAGACGATAAAAGGAAAGAACATTATTAAGGGGATTAGTTTTACGGTTGAAGAAGGAGAGGTTTTTGGTTTCTTGGGACCAAACGGAGCAGGGAAAACAACGACCATTCGAATGATTGTTGGTTTAATGGGAATTACAGAAGGAGATATCGTTGTTTGTGGTAAAAGTATAAAAAAGGATTTCGAAGGAGCAGTCAGTAATATCGGTGCGATTGTGGAAAATCCGGAAATGTATAAGTTTTTAACAGGGTATCAAAATCTTCTACAATATGCTCGAATGCATAATGCAATAACAAATGAAAAAATTAATGAAGTGGTTGAGCTTGTAGGCTTAAAGGATAGAATACATGATAAAGTAAGAACTTATTCACTTGGTATGAGACAGCGCCTTGGTTTAGCGCAATGTTTATTACATAATCCAAAGCTCTTAATCTTGGATGAGCCAACGAATGGATTGGATCCTGCAGGAATTAGAGAGATTAGAGACCATTTGCGCATGCTTACTCGAGAAAAGGGATTGAGTGTGATTGTATCTAGTCATTTATTATCTGAAATGGAAATGATGTGTGATCGAATTGCCATTATTCAAAATGGTAGTTTAGTTGATGTACAGGAGGTACGTAATTTTATTCAAAATGATCAATTAATACATACGTTTGAAACTGGAAATCTCGGAGATGCTGCACACTGGTTAAAAGAAGAATATAACGCAACAATTTTAGAGAAGGGTTTTACGATTGAGGTTGGTAAAGCTGATATTCCGGCTCTCATGAAGAAATTAATACATTCCGATGTAGACGTTTATAGCGCAACGCCAGTTTCAAAATCATTAGAGGATCGCTTCTTAGAGATAACAGCGGAAAAGGGGGAATAG
- a CDS encoding ABC transporter permease produces the protein MGKLIINEWVKIFRRPGTYVMIGIVVLFILAFAGINKYEESKSAPINNPNWKQELETQIASDKQALSEMGKTNSNLKMFYEREIAIKEYQLEHDMAPQMESHVWSFVTNAQAAISFAGLFTIIIAAGIVASEFSWGTVKLLLIRPLSRSKILLSKYLTVGLFGLLLLSIIYILSTLVGLLLFGMPSSEVPHLAYVNGEVVERNIAFHLIGQYFLGSIDILMIGTMAFMISAVFRNSSLAIGISLFLMFMGGTATMLLASKFEWTKYILFANTNLTVYFDGVPPIEGMTLTFSIIILIIYFVVFHLLAFSVFSKRDVAA, from the coding sequence TTGGGTAAATTAATCATAAATGAATGGGTGAAAATTTTTAGAAGACCTGGTACGTATGTCATGATTGGGATAGTAGTTCTTTTCATTCTCGCTTTTGCTGGAATTAATAAATATGAAGAGTCAAAATCAGCACCAATCAATAACCCCAATTGGAAGCAGGAGTTAGAAACGCAGATAGCAAGTGATAAACAAGCTTTAAGTGAGATGGGCAAAACAAACTCAAATTTAAAAATGTTTTATGAGCGCGAAATTGCGATTAAAGAATACCAGCTTGAACATGACATGGCTCCACAAATGGAAAGTCATGTGTGGTCATTTGTTACCAATGCACAGGCAGCCATAAGCTTTGCGGGATTATTTACGATAATAATTGCAGCAGGTATCGTTGCTTCCGAGTTCTCCTGGGGTACGGTGAAATTACTTTTAATCAGACCTCTAAGTCGCTCGAAAATACTATTATCAAAATATCTCACAGTTGGCTTGTTTGGTTTACTTTTACTTTCGATAATTTACATACTTTCAACTCTGGTTGGACTTTTGCTGTTTGGTATGCCATCAAGTGAAGTACCTCATCTAGCCTATGTAAACGGAGAGGTGGTTGAACGAAATATTGCATTCCACTTAATAGGGCAATATTTCTTAGGCTCAATTGATATTTTAATGATTGGAACTATGGCGTTCATGATTTCAGCAGTTTTCCGAAACAGTTCTCTTGCGATTGGTATCTCATTGTTCCTCATGTTCATGGGTGGAACAGCTACCATGCTACTTGCAAGTAAATTTGAATGGACAAAATATATCTTATTTGCTAACACCAACCTGACAGTTTACTTTGACGGTGTGCCACCAATAGAAGGAATGACACTTACTTTCTCCATCATTATTTTAATCATTTACTTCGTTGTATTTCATTTACTTGCTTTTAGTGTGTTTAGTAAAAGAGATGTTGCTGCATAG
- the trmL gene encoding tRNA (uridine(34)/cytosine(34)/5-carboxymethylaminomethyluridine(34)-2'-O)-methyltransferase TrmL yields MAIHVVLYQPEIPANTGNIARTCAATDSNLHLIRPIGFSTDEEMIKRAGLDYWKFVNITYYDSLDEFFSKNQGQFYYIETFGKKTYSDFDFSDVSKEHYFMFGKETTGLPKDLLDQNKDHFLRIPMNDNVRSLNLSNTAAILVYEALRQQSYPNLK; encoded by the coding sequence TTGGCAATCCATGTTGTACTATATCAACCTGAAATCCCAGCCAATACTGGAAATATTGCACGTACTTGTGCCGCAACAGATTCAAACTTACATTTAATTCGACCAATTGGCTTTTCAACTGATGAAGAAATGATAAAAAGAGCAGGGTTAGATTACTGGAAGTTTGTAAATATCACATACTATGACTCATTGGATGAATTCTTTTCAAAAAATCAAGGTCAGTTTTACTATATTGAAACATTTGGAAAAAAAACATATTCAGATTTTGATTTCAGTGATGTTTCAAAGGAACATTATTTTATGTTTGGAAAAGAAACAACGGGTTTACCAAAAGATTTACTAGATCAAAACAAAGATCACTTTTTAAGAATACCAATGAATGATAACGTCCGTTCTCTAAATCTTTCTAATACAGCTGCTATACTTGTGTATGAGGCTTTGAGGCAGCAGAGTTATCCAAATTTAAAGTAA